In Anaerostipes hadrus ATCC 29173 = JCM 17467, a single genomic region encodes these proteins:
- the mraZ gene encoding division/cell wall cluster transcriptional repressor MraZ produces the protein MFMGEFNHTIDAKGRLIIPSRFREELGQEFVMTKGLDGCLFVFPQNEWESFQGKLKTLPLINKDARKFSRFFMAGAAPCEMDKQGRTLVPATLREFAQMKKEVVLTGMADRIEIWSKEKWIENNSYEDMDDIAASMQELGLSI, from the coding sequence ATGTTTATGGGGGAATTTAATCACACGATTGATGCAAAAGGCAGGCTGATCATTCCTTCACGATTCCGGGAAGAATTAGGTCAGGAATTTGTGATGACAAAGGGATTGGATGGATGCCTGTTTGTGTTCCCACAAAACGAATGGGAAAGTTTTCAAGGGAAGCTAAAAACTTTGCCACTTATTAATAAAGATGCCAGAAAGTTTTCGAGATTTTTCATGGCAGGGGCAGCTCCATGTGAGATGGACAAGCAGGGAAGAACCTTGGTCCCAGCGACACTTCGGGAATTTGCCCAGATGAAGAAAGAAGTTGTATTAACAGGAATGGCTGACCGCATCGAAATCTGGAGTAAGGAGAAGTGGATTGAGAACAATTCTTATGAGGATATGGATGATATTGCAGCCAGCATGCAGGAATTAGGATTAAGTATATAA
- the lgt gene encoding prolipoprotein diacylglyceryl transferase: MEHQIRFPHLGIVLKNVGDGINIGGFEIKYYGMIIATGFLLGLIVSYYAAKHENKFDPELVFDYLITMIIPAIVGARLYYVIFSWDYYKNHLSEIIQIRNGGLAIYGGVIAGAITLYIFCKKKHLSMLQFGDVAVKGLLVGQILGRWGNFFNREAFGSYTNSLFAMQIPTNFFIEHGRIDEIVSNGLYDKATYVVSGNEAATFIQVHPTFLYESMWNLVLLLLIIFFFTKRKKFDGELIAIYCIGYGIGRFLIEGLRTDSLMIGSTGIRVSQILALILAVFGTAFIIYKRKKITK, from the coding sequence ATGGAACATCAAATCAGATTCCCACATTTAGGGATCGTACTGAAAAATGTCGGTGATGGAATCAATATTGGAGGGTTTGAGATCAAATATTATGGAATGATCATTGCAACAGGATTCTTGCTTGGATTGATCGTTTCTTATTACGCAGCAAAACATGAAAATAAATTTGATCCGGAATTAGTCTTTGACTATCTGATCACGATGATCATTCCGGCGATCGTAGGAGCAAGACTCTATTATGTGATCTTTTCATGGGATTATTATAAGAATCATTTGTCAGAGATCATACAGATCAGAAATGGAGGACTTGCAATTTATGGAGGTGTGATCGCAGGTGCAATCACATTATATATCTTCTGCAAGAAGAAACATTTATCTATGCTTCAGTTTGGAGATGTGGCGGTAAAAGGGCTGCTTGTCGGTCAGATTCTTGGACGATGGGGCAATTTCTTTAACAGAGAAGCGTTTGGATCATATACCAACAGTTTATTTGCAATGCAGATTCCGACAAATTTCTTTATTGAACACGGAAGGATTGATGAGATCGTATCCAATGGATTGTATGATAAGGCAACTTATGTTGTATCTGGAAATGAAGCAGCAACCTTTATTCAGGTACATCCGACATTCTTATATGAATCTATGTGGAATCTTGTTTTACTACTGTTGATCATTTTCTTTTTTACGAAGAGAAAGAAATTTGATGGAGAATTGATTGCCATTTATTGTATTGGTTATGGAATCGGAAGATTTTTGATTGAAGGATTAAGGACCGATTCCCTGATGATCGGATCTACAGGGATCAGGGTATCCCAGATTTTAGCACTGATCCTTGCAGTATTTGGAACGGCATTTATCATATATAAAAGGAAGAAAATAACGAAATAA
- the ychF gene encoding redox-regulated ATPase YchF, giving the protein MKLGIVGLPNVGKSTLFNSLTKAGAESANYPFCTIDPNVGIVTVPDARVDYLAEKYHSKKVIPAAIEFVDIAGLVKGASKGEGLGNQFLANIREVDAIVHVVRCFDDGNIVHVDGSVNPLRDIETINFELIFSDIEVLDRRIAKSTKGSRNDKSLAHEVEFLSKVKAHLEDGKLAKTFEVDDEEDQEILNSCNLLTIKPVIFAANVNEDELAGEDNDYVKAVREYAADVDAKVFVVCAQIEQEISELDDDEKKEFLEDLGLEESGLEKLISASYSLLGLISFLTSGEDETRAWTIKEGTKAPQAAGKIHTDFERGFICAEVVSFEDLKEYGTMQACKEKGLVRQEGKEYVVKDGDIIVFRFNV; this is encoded by the coding sequence ATGAAATTAGGAATCGTTGGATTACCAAACGTCGGAAAGAGTACATTATTTAACTCTTTAACAAAAGCCGGTGCTGAATCCGCTAACTATCCATTCTGTACGATCGACCCTAATGTGGGAATCGTAACAGTTCCAGATGCTCGTGTTGATTATCTGGCTGAGAAATACCATTCAAAGAAAGTGATCCCTGCAGCGATCGAATTCGTTGATATCGCAGGTCTTGTGAAAGGAGCTTCCAAAGGGGAAGGTCTTGGAAACCAGTTCCTTGCAAATATCCGTGAAGTCGATGCGATCGTTCACGTTGTTCGTTGTTTTGATGATGGAAATATCGTTCACGTTGACGGTTCTGTAAACCCACTTCGTGATATCGAAACGATCAACTTCGAGCTGATCTTCTCTGATATCGAAGTGTTAGACCGTCGTATCGCAAAATCAACAAAAGGATCAAGAAATGATAAATCTCTTGCTCACGAAGTTGAATTCTTATCTAAGGTAAAAGCTCATCTGGAAGATGGAAAGCTTGCTAAGACATTCGAAGTCGATGATGAAGAAGATCAGGAAATCCTAAATTCCTGCAACCTGTTAACGATCAAACCAGTGATCTTTGCTGCAAACGTTAACGAAGATGAACTTGCTGGAGAAGATAATGATTATGTAAAAGCTGTCCGTGAGTATGCTGCAGACGTTGATGCGAAAGTATTCGTTGTATGTGCTCAGATTGAACAGGAAATCTCTGAATTAGATGATGATGAGAAGAAAGAATTCTTAGAGGATCTTGGATTAGAAGAATCTGGTCTTGAAAAACTGATCTCTGCCAGCTACTCTCTTCTTGGACTGATCAGTTTCTTAACTTCCGGAGAAGACGAGACACGTGCTTGGACGATCAAAGAAGGTACAAAGGCTCCTCAGGCTGCTGGTAAGATCCATACAGACTTTGAGCGTGGATTTATCTGTGCTGAAGTTGTTTCTTTTGAAGATTTGAAGGAGTATGGTACGATGCAGGCTTGTAAGGAGAAAGGGCTTGTACGTCAGGAAGGAAAAGAATATGTTGTTAAAGATGGAGATATTATTGTATTCCGCTTTAATGTTTAA
- a CDS encoding VanZ family protein — MMEKILLGSSYLAQAIVMATIAFAVISTIYYLRYNKKIICQPGWIIKYIFLVYIATVGMVTRVLDITSWSYGGFTAWNIVPFVNESWKLMLLNTLMFLPMGLFVPIFIKKIKWNYGKAIIAGALISLMIEFVQVVFAGRIGDIDDIIFNTLGFLIGYILENLLQKILLKKQLGFGTEALILVMINGFLSIPFYEKTVSIGDMILDSLNLNSWSGNSGYILSYNGIHYTMIPCIILAVISWAIAHRHPKDYGAKTAKIISIFMIVCFIGNFIQILSQDSIIPMLAASIVCAVISRKTIRY, encoded by the coding sequence ATGATGGAGAAAATTCTGCTTGGGAGTAGTTATCTAGCTCAAGCTATTGTTATGGCAACGATTGCATTTGCAGTCATAAGCACAATTTACTATTTACGATATAATAAAAAGATTATATGTCAGCCAGGATGGATCATAAAATACATATTTTTGGTTTACATAGCAACCGTTGGCATGGTCACGAGAGTATTAGACATCACATCATGGTCATATGGAGGATTTACAGCCTGGAATATTGTACCATTTGTGAATGAAAGCTGGAAATTGATGCTGTTAAATACATTAATGTTTCTGCCAATGGGACTTTTTGTTCCCATATTTATAAAGAAAATAAAATGGAACTATGGAAAAGCAATAATTGCAGGGGCATTGATATCTTTGATGATTGAGTTTGTACAAGTTGTATTTGCAGGAAGAATTGGTGATATTGATGATATCATTTTTAATACACTAGGATTTCTGATCGGGTATATCCTAGAGAACCTATTGCAAAAAATTCTTTTGAAAAAGCAATTAGGATTTGGAACAGAGGCATTGATACTGGTTATGATTAATGGATTTTTAAGTATCCCATTTTATGAGAAGACGGTGTCAATTGGAGATATGATTTTGGATAGTTTGAATCTCAACAGTTGGTCAGGAAATAGTGGATATATATTGTCATATAACGGCATCCACTACACAATGATCCCATGTATAATACTAGCAGTCATCAGCTGGGCTATAGCACATAGACATCCAAAAGACTATGGTGCTAAAACAGCGAAAATAATCAGTATATTTATGATTGTTTGCTTCATTGGAAATTTTATTCAGATTTTAAGCCAAGATAGTATTATACCAATGCTTGCTGCATCCATTGTGTGTGCGGTAATAAGTCGAAAAACTATTAGATATTAG